TGGGATCAAAGTACAAACTTTGTGGTTGCGAAGTATATAGCATATGAATGTCTTGGTCTTCAACCAGTATTCTCGCGCAAAGTCAAGGTctaaatactatatatatgaatatgaatCAAAATATGGACATGTTTTCGATACCAATTTCGCAAAACTTTTAGCATCACCGAGCATACATCGACTTAATTTAAACCCTTCATTCTAACCCCAAACACCTAGACCAAAAAGAAGGCTCTTTCACCATTTTCGATACCAATTTCGTCAAAAAGAAGGCTCTAGCACTAGCAACCTTAACCAAACGAATCTCATTCTTTGTACGGACTTTATTCACATTCTATCATCACTTACTCAAAAGTTGCATTTGAAGGTATTGATTTTGTTCCAAAAGGTGATCATACTCGAGGAGCAATTCCGCGGATTGTTTCTGAAGGGCTACTACGTGAGCCTCCTCGATCTCAATTTTCTTGTCTTTCTCATGTGATTCATCCTTTAGATCATTTATCTCATTTGCTAATTTTGATAGTTGCATCTGAAGTACTGCTAATTCTTTGGAagatttctcttccttttccttcAGCTGCTGGTTTTCGTTCTCGAGCTTCTCAACTTCCTCTTTCGATGTCCCAACCTTGCTTCTAATATTGATGAGCTTACCGACATAATGGTGCATACGGTCAATCAATAAGCCGAGAAATATAGTGAATCCTGTAAAGAAAAGCAACTTTCGTTTACAATTGTACAATTTCCATGCAAGACATCGGAATGTCATAACTATTAAGATATGAAACCACTCTCGCTCTGTTGAGTTTCGACTCGAGAGTTGAGAACAGTGTAACATGATTCGTCAGTTAATTCTTTTTTtggattcgcgattcgctcaaaataatcctaaaatagcccaaaaccgaccataattcgctttttgattcgcaaggagattagtgaatcatgtgacagtggtTGAGAACAGACGAAAATATGCCAACCTTTTAAGAGTGAACATAACCGACATGGCGATATATGCTCCATGATACATTCAAGAGGGGTGTCTATGCGCAATGAAGAGAAAGGTTACCATAATGCCAAAGTTTTAAACCCAAACAATAGGAAGAAAATTTTCAGG
The Amaranthus tricolor cultivar Red isolate AtriRed21 chromosome 11, ASM2621246v1, whole genome shotgun sequence DNA segment above includes these coding regions:
- the LOC130827337 gene encoding uncharacterized protein LOC130827337 isoform X2 — its product is MLMVLGVVAFLLLVKIGPLRELVMKCLDQVKIGKGPATVKTIAGTMSVILASSVMSIFKIQNKGAKLGTMSPMDQVLWRTHLLEASLMGFTIFLGLLIDRMHHYVGKLINIRSKVGTSKEEVEKLENENQQLKEKEEKSSKELAVLQMQLSKLANEINDLKDESHEKDKKIEIEEAHVVALQKQSAELLLEYDHLLEQNQYLQMQLLSK
- the LOC130827337 gene encoding uncharacterized protein LOC130827337 isoform X1, which encodes MIQLLFVVLFMEGVVAFLLLVKIGPLRELVMKCLDQVKIGKGPATVKTIAGTMSVILASSVMSIFKIQNKGAKLGTMSPMDQVLWRTHLLEASLMGFTIFLGLLIDRMHHYVGKLINIRSKVGTSKEEVEKLENENQQLKEKEEKSSKELAVLQMQLSKLANEINDLKDESHEKDKKIEIEEAHVVALQKQSAELLLEYDHLLEQNQYLQMQLLSK